The DNA segment TCTCCAGGCAATATTAAGACTGCAGTCTTATGCTCACTGACTTGGaactcccattgacttcagtgaggcttgcttccaagtaaatatgtacAGGCATGTGCTGTTAGTTAACTGAGACACTTAACAACATTGCACTCAAAGTTTCCTAACGTTCCATTTCGCTAAGTGTCATTTGCAGTGGACAAGGAAACCTTCGGAGCATGACCATGTCACATTATGTttcttctttaattaaaaattacTGAGGATGAATGGGGAGAAGGCATAAGTcagcaatgggggggggatggatggggactgccttcaagtcgatcccgacttacggctaccttatgaatagggttttcatggtaagctggatcgtcaccttgtggtggtgagtgggcttgtgtgttccaatgaaccctgtgagcgatgccgtcaggagtcatgtactcccagcagggtcacccatggcagtaaggtcaagggagaggaaccagacaaagaacgatccaagaaagtcctcaatggcagaacaggcggaggataacaatgtgtatgttacaatggctgtgaaggcggatgaaggctgcagcaggtaaaggacttccaatcgtcatggtacccatgccactggatcaaagcctttttctgtcaagattgtgtctTCATCAttgtgcgctgatctccccacataaaacaaattaacatgcaggcgtcttccataacaaaagtcccatggcgattggcaaatggcgacaggggcaggactgtgaaatccagaagcccctagtcatggtccggtacatcagcggtggatacagattcagacagatccattgttaaacactatattttggaagacaatcttactcggtcatgagtgatcgccaagacaAAGAGaagaccattgcctccctctgaagctagtcctccccagctggctatggcctgctcagcttgcacagctgcacaagccagccccttccttccttgtccgcaaatggcagctggggggcaactgggctccttgggactatgcagcttgcccacggctgtacaggtggcagggcatgtaacccctgagccactcactctgggggtgatctttagctggcccttgacacccaggagacacgaacagggatttgaactcacagactctggactgccagccaggctgtcctccccactgtgctataccagcttataGCCACTTGTAACTTGTAATTTAGGCCCTGCAAAGCCTAATTACCTGAAATGAGGTAAGCTGTCACCATAGACAGCCTGACAGATTTATTTGCCAGCTAAACTTATGAAGACCCACTCAACCAAGGGCACTATATGAACTTTGACATAACAAAATCATAATACTTCattcttttcatttaaaaattattGTGGAGATTAGCAATAAAAACATTTCAGTTAATTCAACAGATTTTTCTGCAACAGTCTTAACACTGCATTGGGATGCATGCCTAActtatcttattattattatttattacatttgtataccaccccatagccaaagctctctgggtggtttacaacaattaaaaacattaaacacaaatatacaaatataaaaacacttaaaaaaaaccatttaaaaacacatgctaaaatgcctgggagaagaagaaagtcttgaccttgaATGAAAATAAACCATAGAGTTCTAATATTAACTAGGAAAGGTCTTTCACCACATTCTTATCCTGAAGATAATAATAAATTATGAGAGGGTGAGATTGTTTAAAATAATTGGTGAAACAGGTAATATGAAAACATGGatttaaaacaacattttaacaagcaTCTACTTACATACAGAGAGAGACACACGCACAGTGTCTATGCCAGATTTGGGAagcatttacttttaaaaaaaatttaaacgtTGGCACCAGCATAGGAACacacaaaatgctgcaaaagggtCTCAGTTAGTACAATACAACTGGTGATACTACAACAGCATCCAggcccccttcttccctcccacGCAGAACAggctcagcagcagcagatggtgCTTCTGTGGCAGCTGTAGGCTGATTCTGATGTGGTAGAGACCCCTTTGCATGGTGGCTTAAACACCCAACCATAGTACAATGGTAGagtactaattatgcatgcagaacacctcaggttcaatccttggcatcacaAGTTTaggagcaggtgatgggaaagatgtcttcccaagattcttggagaGCCATAAGCCAAAGTAGGCAACAGGGGGCAGATGAACAAATTGCTTCATCTCACATACAGGCATCTTGCTAGGTCCCAACTCGTCCTGGACCTCTGGATGCAAGTCAGTCTAGCTGCTTGTATAAcacgctttttaaaaagtgtcccaTTTTAACAGAATGGTAATACAAAAGGACAAACTAATAAATTATGCAGATCATTTGCTATGCTAATAGAGGAGAAAGTTATAGTAGTTCAAAGtatcttgttttttgaaaaaaaaatagaaaataatctttaaaaaattattaacaacacaatccttaGCATCCCATGTTGATGACTTGGGGTGGGGGGGGACTTAGGATGCTTCTCTCTGGAGAGAAGTGCTGCTAATAAGGGGAAGAATCTGCCATAGCAGAGGTCCCAATTTCACCCTGGTGGGTGGGAAGCTAAGGCATTGCATGGGCAGCTTTCAGGGCAGTGCACCAAAGGCTTTGGGTCTGTGGGATCCAACGCTCTGCAAATTCTGAGGTCTCCAATCCTCAAGACAATAAACTGCAGCAGCCTGGAGCCAATGCAGCAAAAGTCAGGGAAAAGGGTAAACACCCTGACCTTTTGCATTGGTTGGCTTGATCAACAGGTCTTCAGTTATTGTTGTGGATCTGCTGCTCCCCAGCCATGCTTTGGATGACTCCACAAAGATGTAACACTTAATTTACCAGGATAAGCCTAACTGAACACAGTGGGCTTTGCTTCTGCAATGCTGCCCCTGGCTTTCTTACTGTTCAGGAAGTGCAAAGCATGTAACAATACTTATGAGGTCATGGGTTCATTGCACAATAAGCCAGTGGGGACAGGTAGGGGAAAATGATCTGAAAAACTTGCTTAGGTTCATGCAAGTACTTctcaatatacacacacaccagggtgCCTTGCtttcccacactccaaacatAGCCAACCACAGCATCAGAGGGGACACCGGCATTTTGGGAGCAGCTTGCCACATAGCACCAAGGGTTGCTGTTAGGAGCCTGGCTGCATGTTACAGTTGCTCATAAGGGAAGCTGAGTATGTAGAATTCCAAAAGTCCCTCCTCCCACAATTATCCCAACAGGCAAAGTGTGGCTTGAAACACTGGTGTATCCTCTTGCCATTCTCTGTCCTCCCAAGAAGGGGAAAAAGTAAGAACACTTCCTTTCCTGGGGAAGGAAGTCACATTGTCACCCTGAGGGTAGCTAGGTATGAAAAAAAATCTCCTTGGAAAGGAGCAATTTCTTAAATTGTAAATCTTTATAGGCCCATTGGTCTGACTTCCCCACTGTTGTAAATGTGGAATGAGattaagcttttttttaatagACTAATACTAGAACTTCCCCACTGCTGAGTACACTAGATCCTTGTACAATTGTTGTAATGTATATTCAATGAGTGTATGgcatgtttttattttgaatatgcaTTAGCTAATTCTCatgtacaattttatttatttattgcaaatgTATGTGCAATCAAAGTGATGTGTGTGGTGCTCTCATGTTGACTCCACTTTAGTAAGTGTTACGTATGCTGACATCAGCAAGCTCCTGGATGTTACCCTACTCTGCCTAGATCTGCCTTTCAAAGGGCAATGCTTCATCATACACCCTTTTCATTGGCTAGCTGAAAATAAGAGGCATACAGGGAAATTCTAGCCTTCTGTTGATTTATTGATGCTTCCATTTCCAAATTTATATCATTAGCAATATTCTAAATCAAAGTAGAAATGGGGAAGAAGCCTAGTTTTAGTGGTAAATGACTTGAAAACAAAGCTATATGTGTTTTAATGAAAAACAGACTCTGAGAGATGAGATTTTGAATCTCCTGAACAGTGTGCTATTTTTATATCTGTTGATAAAGACACCCACGTTACCTATGGACAGGAACTTGGCTGGGGTCACACCAAACAGGAAATGTTAGCACTGAACAAGCAATGAGGAGAAATAAGAATACAAAATGCTGATCACACCAATACCACTTGTTTGGTTTGGCTGACCAAATTATAGCAAGATATGGCCCTAACAAAAATACAACAGTACACAATCAAGTGTGTATACAATCAACACCTGCAGAATACATTCTGTGATATAAAACCCTGATTTGTCCAGATTCTAGTTCCTATAGTACATTGTGTGATTAAACACGCATTTTAGACATTCTCATGTTGCATTGCACACATGCTCATCAGAACAAATGCAAGACAATGTAATGTCTGAACAAGGCTTGGCTTTTCCTTTTTGCACTAATACCAAGAAAGTTCTCTATACAATGTTATCTCTGTCTTCTCCACTTTAATGAATGGGATACCCATAATAGGCCACAAATTCAAAGCAACAGAttgacatttttgttgttgttgctatataGATTAACAAATACTCTTGAGTTACCATGATAATTCAGTGAACTGACCCTTAACCAGTTATGCCCAAATGCTTGGATTTCAGTTGATAAGTACACAAATCCAGATATACTAGCATATTTTGCAATGGCATGTGGCAATGTTGATGCATCATCAGCATGCCAGCTTATTGTGCATCTTTGGAATGCAATAGCATCTGGTGCATCCCACTTAAGATAAACTATCCAACATCCTTAAAGCAAAAATTCTGGCATATTTGACAAGTAGATATTACTTTAACTGCATAACTAAATAGACAGACACTAAAACATTTTGCATAGTATTGAGCATGGGTGCAGCTACAATGTGTTCCATTGAAAAGAAATGGCCACTTGTACAATTGgccattgtttttctttttgcttgAACTGCAGCAGCTGAACAGTAGCAGTCAATATGGTTTTTGCTCCATCTACTCAGGCACAACATAATAGAAAAGAGGTATAAATATTTCAATTGATATAGCTATAAATACGTTTTAAGATTTGCTTCACCAGAATATAGAAAAACAATTATGCCAAAATAAAAACTACtaaaaagaacttttaaaaataaagaatttgTCAGAGACCCAGTGAAAAAACCCAGCATGAATTAATTTCTCTTAGCTTTCAGAAGAAGAGGGAAAGCCCTGTCAATCCATCAATCCATCacatcaaaataaaaacttaaaactttttttggttGTTGATGTTTAACTGAATGTTAGTTAGAACAATGGTAATGAGCATGATCCTGTCTCTTTGCATTTTCTGTAGTCAGATTATACTCACTTTGTACAAAAGCAAACATTACCAGTTTGAAACGTGAACTGGGCAGACTTCAGCCCTACATGTGCAAGTGATGATCTCCCTCTTTGGAAAAGAGAAGTGCTTCATGCACTCATGGAACAATATCTGCCGTAGTTGGTATGGGAGCACCAACTCTGTGAACAAGTTCCTGGATCAATGACGATATTAACTGTGCAGCAGCCACATCATATATTGCACAGAAGCATGAAACAATGCAGCACAGATCACAGGTGCTTCTCTTCCCACCTCCACTGTGAAGTCAAACCTGTTGCTCTCTCCCATGAGGTCCAAGAACCCCATATGATTTCAAGAGCTCACCAATCTTGCTGAAGGAGAGATATGTTTTTCAAGTTACAACACAAGTGGGAGAAGATATGCAAGATCCTTATGTTTCTTTCCCCATTTTTAATTTAATGTATGAAATGGCTTTTAGCAACAGCTTTATTCGGACATACATgacattgggtgatatccaatggtagtctgctctgagtatgaattAGCTAGATATCACCCAGAATTGTATGGCAAAAGAAATGATTAAGATTGAAACAGCTACTTTAGGTGCACTGAAAAGACTTTAGGCATGCCtagtggatttaaaaaaacaacaacacaattgAACAATAGATCCCATGCCATATTCCAGAACTCCTGTTGAAAAGTCTCCTCTGTTTTAGAACAGGTTTGTTACATTGCATAGGGGGCAGGGAGCCGTCATGGAAACACAACCCCAAATCTTAATGTACAAAGTCAGTGAGTTGTGACAACTACTCCTACTTAATTAAGTAAAGATGGTGGTGAAGAAAAAACTGATCAACAGATGAATAtttaaaatactgtaaataataTGACAGCTTTGTTCTATTTCAGCAATGAAATAGCACTCtgcttgttaaatttcattttctaTACTTTTTTTGGAGTTTTGATGCCACTTCCGAATCACAGTTCCAGAGCTACTAGCTACCACACAAAGGGCACCTCCCACTGTCCACCATGTTGGTAAATGATTGAGAAAAAGaatttgaaaaataaaagcaaacaccACATCCATTGTTTTCATTATAGCAACAGGACCAGCTTCCTCTATTTGTAATGCTTTTGTAAGAAATATTTGGCCACCTAGACCGAACAGTCCAATTAATATAAAGAGAAATCTGTCGATGCCACAATGGGGTAAACTCCATGCATCCATTACGAAAAGTGCTATTATACATACTATTAACCCAATTACTGCATAATACCAAATGGACAAAAAATAATGcactgttttccccacctttcttaTTATAACAAACGTTGAAGCAGCAGCTACTGCACTTGTAACAGCTGCTATTGTCCCTTTAAGATGATCTGTGTAGTTTCCTTCAATTCCAGCAACTTTGGATCCAAATAAAAAAGGTGGTCTTGCAATAAGCACCACTCCAGTGATTGTAAACAGAGTGAAAAGAAGATCCCAAAGACTGTATTTCTCCTTGAGAAATATCCAGGCAAATAGTGATGTAAAAACTGGACTGCTGAAAGTAATGACTGTAGCATCAGCAAGAGGCATCACTTGGAAAGCATAATAAAGAAGAATCATTGCTCCAGAGCCAAGCAATCCTCGGAAGAAAAGAAATAGTCTTTTACCTTTTGGTCCTAGAAATCCTGTtctaaaatgagagagagagagaaagagagagacaacaTTCATCTTATGGTTTGAGGATTCCTTAATTATGCATCAATAGGACTTCGTTCATTTCAGATCACAGCATGTTAAATATAACTGTCATTCTAACAATTGTTAGAATGACAATACTAGTATTCTTTCATGCAGATTCTGCTGATATTCAGCATCCACAACCACTTTCAAGTCTGCTGCAAAATACAGGAAATCACAAAGAATGGccaaatggaatttattttactCTTATGTGACTTTTTTACAAACTGAACTATCCACTTGTACCCATCTAACAGAACTTTGATACATTTTGATCAACGCTTTAAAGGCTCTCTTGGCCTTTCACTCTTAGTCGGAGATGTAGCAGCTGGGTAACTGAGGGGTAACTTTCCATTTCCATTGCACACGGAGACCAGCCAGCAAGTGTGAAAGAGGGTACCAGCAGATGTTGGGGTGGGTTGTCATCAAACACTCCTTTGGGTCATTCTGCTGAGATGGCAGAAAGGAAAGGGATCCTAGGCTTTGGGGGGATTGTACTTGCATGGGGTAGGATGTTggacttttcaattttttggcaACTATGCGTTTTGTAAATATtcctaattttgtttttattttatgtttttaaaaatttttcaGTAGTTAATTACATGGATTACTTTGCCTTGAACCCCTGAATAGTTAGAATGGGTGATGGTAAGAGCTCCCTTGATTTTTCTAGTTGACGTGAACATTTCTCATTGTCTCTTCAGGTTTCTAGCCCCTAAATGTGTGGGATGCACTAACCCCCTAGCTTGGGAAGGCTTTTCTCTGGCCCTCCTTATATTGTTTCACCTGATAGTTAAtgcacttcattgtactcttcaTTGTACATTTTGCGCTGAACAGTggtacagtatataaataaatagtaataataattaataataataagccaAAGAGCAATTTTTCTTAGCTTTTCCTCATACAAAGGAGGCATAATACTCACTTGTAGTATATTAAACCAGGAAGAACAAATGCCATTTGGAAAATACATCTAAAGGCACTAACTTCCACGGAATGTACATCTTCAATTTTCTTCAGGAATAAAGACGCcacagagaagagaaaggcagaCAACACCGTATAGAACAGGCCAAGCCCTGGacaggctttttttttctttattcctGGAACAGAATAATTGTATTTTCCATTTAGCAATTAACAATTTAGCTATAATTTCCTGAGCTGTATTTAAAAagttttacaaaatgcatatctaAGTTTTGAATTACTAACTTTGAGGAGGAAAAGGTACaagttgtttttcaaaaaaattacacCAATTTTTGACGTGGTAGAATGGACCATCATTTTACTGATTTATTAACTTGCACATTATAAATAGTCTCAGAATCAGAGTGGAATGTATAAATCATTGTGTCCTGTTTGTAACACAGGTCAATTTGCAGAAACACTCATATTCATTACAGAGAAAAGAACTATTCTAACATCAAGAAAACATGAGTTTGCATCACTAAAGCAATGCTAGGCTAGGGGTCCCTTGAACAAAAAAGACCACATGTACTGCCATTCCCTGGCCAATTAAATGTGCAAAGCAACttctatacgcacacacacactccaggccCTTACCTCCTGCCATTGTGTTTCTATACTTTACAGTAAGTTAGACTGAGATATGAGTGACTCATTCTGTGAGCTTCATACATGCAAATGGATATGAACCCAGGGCCCCCTTGTACAAGCCCAATGCTCTGTCCATTATCCACCCATTCTCTGCCGCCTCAGATTTTTAACTGGACACTATGTACCACCACATCTCTTGTCATGCATTCTAAGAACTCAGTTACTAGAGTTATTCTGCAGTAACTACAGTGGAGAGGAAAGTAAAAGTGCCAATAATACCAACGTCTTATAGCTCAGGGTCGAATTTCATGAGGGTTGGAGGTACccagaggaagaaaaggaaagtGGTAGAGAGAAAAATGAAGGAGAGAAGCTGAAATGGATAAAGAGCAAAAAAGCCCTCTACAAGCAATCAGCTCTGACATCTGGCAAGGAGAAaaaacttagggctcatccagacgactgcaaaatgtgtgacacgcctgctatgtgtgttcattatttttcggtcgtccaaatgatgtctcgcgctgttacgcatttttgcaggttaaatccgctccttgcaataccagcaaaaatgcgatttgctctttaaaatcgggaatcatccgctgtgccttcaggagttaggatgcaataccgcggactttacagctgatgggcggttcttgggcgtttccccttgccccttctcctcattccagccaatcacgtatctgcacttttgcgcatgtgcgagaataaggccgcgaaaattgaaccaatcatcgcaatggtggggtgtttgggggggtgtctgcaactactgcacagatgcattttattttttgccagcctgcaaactgggcggccgctctgggtgagatctgcaatgcacagcaagcgagaaaggggctgctctcggtttcagcctgcctccgaaagctttgtcaatttcattgtacttgctggggtttttgcttcaaatcagaaaagcatacattcctttaagtgtaatattgcaaatacaaacttagaaaagggcttctggtcggtttcaagcttgctgggaaagctttgtcaatttcattctcctgggaaggaaagggagaaggagaagggttGACACATTTCTcacttttttggagaaataagtgcaattgccagcgtgtgtatctccttaaatatcaataaaggcagaaaagcatacattcatttaagtgtaatatcgcaaatacaaacttagaaaagggcttctggtcggtttcaagcctgctcagaAAGCTTtatcaatttcattctcagtggcaaggaaagggaggagggggggtgacacgtttcttgcttttttggagaaataagtgcaattgccagcgtgtgtatctccttaaatatcaataaaggcagaaaagcatacattcatttaagcataatatcgcaaatacaaacaaggcaggcgggAAACCgaccaggcgagaactcctttacagccatattgtgcttccttgcaaagggggagaggagtatatgtaatttttttgctgaccaattggttgatagggggaggttttagaggcagagcttggaaaaagcgaaaagaatgtaggggtcttactgctgcgtgtgcgggtgcaaaaaagcgtgtttttttaattgcgaaagagcgaactaaaaggaaaagtgaggactatcagatgacaaaccgaatatggaaaccgtggattatcccgctccgtttggataagcccttagtgtgAGGGGGGAGGCAGGAGTTGAACTGGATGGAACAATGGAAGGAGAAGACAGCAGAGTACAAGTGATTAGTTCAGACCTCTGGAAAGAGTGATTTGTCCCTCCTCTGACAACCTGCCagggatagagagagagagagagaaaaggggataGTAAAAAGAAAGGGGAAGAGTAAAGTGCTCATTTTTGGCTCTAACCACAACCAGCACCAACATGCAGCCCCTGGCAAATTACTtccaaggaaatgcagcccttaaCAGAAGAAAGGTTCCCCTCTACTGATCTAGATCTTCAGCTAGAAACTAAGGAATtcacaatatttttttctgatgcATCAATGCCTGCACTGGGGGGACGGGGAAACTGTGTAAAATGTAGTGGCCATTTTGGATGCAACAGCATGTTAAATGAGCAGGCATGAGCCTTGAGCTTATGTGTTCCCTCCTTGCAGCATAGCTGTGAGGAAAATAGAAGCATCTACTTCCTGTTTTTCCTAACTGTTTTTTACTCTTGCGTTGTGGGTAAACTGTAGCTTATTAACAAGCCAGGATCATAACTCATTTGACCCTAATTTATTTAAGTAAATCATATTGTAGTTTAGCTTAAACTAACTGCAGTTTGCCCTTTTTGGATCTGTCTCCTCCTTACAAGGGAAGGAGAAAATGCAAGCCCCAGGTTCATTCACATAgtgctaagctatggtttagtGTTGCATCAGGAACATGCCATTATTCTCAGTATTCACAAATACTAATTTCTCGAGAACAAAACAAGCTAATGCCCCCATCCCAGTGTTTTCCCAGGTATTAATACTCATGCCTGAAAGAGTTAGTTAAGAAGCAAACCTTCAGTCTTATTCATATTAGAAAAAATCTTGAGTTTTATAAATTAAGTGTAAAATATTAGTTCTACCTGCACTAAATTCtgaaaggaagggaaggatataaatttaataaataaataaaataaacttagaATCACAAGCTGGAAGCTGAGAATCAATGTTTTCTAACATTTAACAGCTGTGAATCCAAGGTGGAAGAATATGCACAGACATGTTTTGGCCATCTTGGTCTCAGGGGATCAGCCACTAAAATCaactgattttggctgaaagGGCTGAAATCTCATATCATTAGACAGTGAGGTTAGGATTAATGAGAGAATGTGTTTGTTATGAGCAGTCAGGCATGGATTTTACAATCGTTAAGTATACATTGTACTTATACTATCCTGCATACATCTTCCCTTTCCTCCTTGCCCATCCCTGAACCAAATGTGAAGTGGCTTACTTCTGTCTCATGAATCCCCAAAAGTTCTTAAAATGATGATTAACATGGTCACATACTGTTTTGATGGAAAGGCAAccaataagttttaaaaaatgagagttACAATGAAACGTTAACCCATGTGGATGCATTTAACACTGGTTGCCTTTCCATCAAAACAGTGCTTGAAGTACCTGGGCAGCAGTGAATAAGGAACATCTAAGCTGTGCCAACGCTCAACTATATATTCCTCTACAGTATTGTCTTTTCATCACCTgctaaagacattcctctttcaacaagcctttatcccagttggtatctatgttgaatgtgtgtgtgtgtttatatgcaACTGGTTTAAAACAGTAACTGGCTTATATATGTTCTAATTatattgtaaatcgctttgggatACCTCatgagaagcaattcataaatgaaaataataacatATTATTTCTTCTCAAAAGCCTATTTCTTGCTCTCCCAGTTGTCTCCTTTGTGCCACCCATAACTTTGTCTTCTGCTACACTTCTCCCTATGCCCTGAACTCTCCATCTTTTCCCATGACAATCTCTTCCCTTCATTTTGATCCCTGAAAACTTCTTTAGAACAGCTTTTACTGAACTGCTCTAGCCTCATCTTATTTGTAGCCATGGTGTTACCTCTCCTACATCTCCCCTACTCATTTGCCAATCCCTGATCTCTCAACTGCAACCCCTACCTTATCTGTGTGTCACTTCTATCTGCTACAATGCTTAAGCAGCCTGTTGGCACAAAAATGTTAATTAGTAGTCTTTTTACagtacaatcttatgcatgtctattcagaagaagaggaagtcccactgaactgaatggcaCTTACTTCCACATAAGTATGTATAAGTCTGCAATCTTACAAGAAgagacaaaaacaaatacaatattagaaaaaataaaataaaatgaggattTGGTAGGCAGCTATATCAATAAATTCCAATATCAATGAGAATAAATTAAACACTGctataaaacaataataatactggCTGAAAATATCACAGACCATCATGCAGCCaataataatgttgttgttatgtgccttcaagtcgactgcgacttatggagaccctatgaatcagtgatctccaagagcatctgtcatgaaccaccctgttcagatcttgtaagttcaggtctgtggcttcctttatggaatcaatccgtctcttgtttggccttcctctttttccactcccttctgtttttcccaccattattgtcttttctagtgaatcatgtcttctcattatgtgtccaaagtatgataacctcagtttcatcattttagcttctagtgacagttctggtttaatttattctaacacccaattatttgtcttttttgcagtccatggtatccgcaaagctctcctccaacacatttcaaatgagttgataggaaacagacctttagtgtagcagcacctaccctgtggaatttcctccccttaaatattagacaggtaccattatcttttcagtgcctgtcaaagaccttcctctttcaacaagacttttaagttgagaccttatcccagtctgcgtctgtgttggaattgctttttaatatgtttttaaacctttttttaaaacaatatgtttttagccttttttaaaaaagatgaaagcttttaaaaatgtttttaaagatgtttcattttaatgtattttaaagtctgtttttatgatgttttaaagtgtttttagtgcttttgtttgccaccctgggctcctgctgggaggaaaggtgggatataaatcaaataataaataaaataaaataagtaaataataagtaCAGATGAAAAATAAGGCTTTCAAAACTGACTGGTGCATAGGAAAATAATTTGAGTAATATTAAGTGTATTTTcacattttcctgcttttttcttACTAATGTTGGACATCATTGATTGCATGAGAGACCCTTGGTTATTCTGTAATCATAGTCCTAGTATTCTGTAATCATAGTCCTACTATTCACAGAGTCTCAATCAATCATCTAAAATTAAACATCCAAA comes from the Rhineura floridana isolate rRhiFlo1 chromosome 7, rRhiFlo1.hap2, whole genome shotgun sequence genome and includes:
- the SLC35G1 gene encoding solute carrier family 35 member G1; the encoded protein is MVQSQSGDEDAADPAAVTSGRGREGGRRWEQEQELSRGQEDNEDAGQCQVHDMEAEDSAKPSDSSCSCCLLRSFPWRRETPGIKKKKACPGLGLFYTVLSAFLFSVASLFLKKIEDVHSVEVSAFRCIFQMAFVLPGLIYYKTGFLGPKGKRLFLFFRGLLGSGAMILLYYAFQVMPLADATVITFSSPVFTSLFAWIFLKEKYSLWDLLFTLFTITGVVLIARPPFLFGSKVAGIEGNYTDHLKGTIAAVTSAVAAASTFVIIRKVGKTVHYFLSIWYYAVIGLIVCIIALFVMDAWSLPHCGIDRFLFILIGLFGLGGQIFLTKALQIEEAGPVAIMKTMDVVFAFIFQILFLNHLPTWWTVGGALCVVASSSGTVIRKWHQNSKKSIENEI